GCTCCGTCGCGTGAAAGCGAGCGTCGTCCAGCAGTCGTTCAGTCTCGACACGCACGTCGCTCTCGGCAACCATGCACTGCGCGACGTGTTCGCTGTCTTCTCCGGCGCCCATCGCTCTCATCCGGTTGTTTGGCAAACGGCAAGGGAGTGCAATTGCGGAAAGAACATTAGACCGTTACTACCAGAACGGGAAGCGGATTCTTGATAAAGATCAGGACGTATCGCGATCACATCATCTTGAATAGCCGATGATCACTGGGTGCGGGGAAGCTGACTTCCAGCCGTGAGGGCATCGTGTTTCAGGACCCGGGCATGTCCTGATCTTCATTGAAGAGACAGATCGCGATGACCTCCTCTTCTATTTCACGGCAGATCAGCTCGTATTCCGTAAGGACGGCTCTGTCCTGCAATTGGCTGCTGCGCTGTCTGTCGAGCATCGAGGTCGCTTCGTCATAGGCCTCGAAAAGACTTTGAAGCGACGGATCCCTTGCGCTCAGCAACTGAAGCTTGCCCCGGAGCGCGGGCAACTTCAGCATCAGCTTCAGCAATCCTCGCTGCCTGTGTTCGCCGGACATTGGCATCCACCAATCTGCGCTGCGTTTGGGTCGTCCTGAGCCATTTCCCTGGCATACGCTGCATGGCGGTCTGGCGAGTGCAGCGCACCGCACCGGTTGCCAGAAGGCCGTGTGGATCGAGGGACGCCGACACACCACCATTGCCAAATGTTTCCCTGAGACAAATGATGGCCGATGCAACGGTCCGCATGGAAGTACGTAACGGTAACACGGATACGAACTGTTCTGGCCAGGACGCCTCACGCGGCGGGCTCAGCCGATCGCCGCCACCCGCAATACACGCATCGTCGAAATGGAACCCGATCGGGATTGGAAAGGCGCGCAGCCCTGCTATTTCTCGAAGGCGTATATGCGGTTCCAGTCGGCTTTCATGTCGACCAGTTGCCAGCCGCGCTCAGGAGCCTCGGTCAAGGCCTTGTCCAGCTTGCCGATATGCGACTGGCGGTCATAGGCCCATTCGCGCTCGCCGTCGGTGTGATGCACGATGAGGCCGAAGCGGGCTCCGGGGCCCGACGTCACCCAGCGAAGCATTTCGTAGTCACCGTCGGAATTACCGGCGACGAAGATCGGACGGCGGCCGATGAACTTGTTGATCCCGACAGGCTTGCCCGGACCGTCGTCGATGAAGTCGACCGTCGGTTCACGCATCAAGACCGGTGTGTCGCCTTCAAGCTGGTATCTGGTGGTGATGCTGCTGCCGATCACCTGCTCGGGCGGAATCCCGTACATCTCCTCTGTCATCGGCCGCATGAACTCGATGCCGCCGCCGGAAACGATATAGGTCCGGAACCCGTTCGCCCTGAGGTAATCGAGAAGCTCCCGCATCGGCAGAAAAGTGATCTCGTTGTACGGCCGGTCGAACCGCGGGTGCCTTGCCGTCGCAAACCAGTCCGTGACGATCTTGTTGAACGCCTCCGTCGTCATGCCCGCATGGGTGGCCATGCCGAGTTCAACAATGCCCTTCTCGCCCGAGGCGGCCACGCCGGCCATGTCGCCCTTCAACAGCGATGCGAAGGGCTCCTTGTCCTTCCATTCCGGGTGCTCCGGCGCGAGCGCCTTGACGCGATCGTTGATGAACAACGCCTGGAAGTAGTTGGGCTGCTCCGTCCAGAGCGTGCCGTCATTGTCGAAGACGGCGATGCGGTCAGGCACGGCGACATAATCGCGCCCGCCCTCCGTCGTTACGCGCGTGACGAAATCGACGATCGCCGACTTCGCGTCGCCGTCGTTCCACGAGGGCAGGTCGGCTGACTGTGCATCCGCCGCGAACGCCGCCGGCATGGCAAGGACCAGCGCCAGCAGTGCGAAGAAGGTCGCGAGAAGCGGTGCCCCGCGATCACCGATGCGGACAGTTGCAACAGCCGACATTCCCGCTCTGGCATCTGCGACCATGATGGTCCCTCCTCGAGTGGACGTTCCGGGGCGTTATGGCCGTCGGACGCAACGGAAGCCGATATGGGTCGTCGCCGAGTTCTCTTCCTGTGCATGGCGCGCCGCCGGCCGGTAGCGCCGGCAATAGTTGGGCGCACAGAGATGCGATCCGCCCTTGACCACCCGCCTGGCGATACGGATCTGCGGTTGCGTCGGGTCGAAGCTTTCTTCGGCGCTGCCTCCGCGCGGATTGGCGGGAATGCAGCAGGCCCTTTGCGCCGGTGCCGGATGAGCAGATGACCAGTAGTCATTCGTCCATTCCCAGACGTTGCCGATCATGTCGTAAAGCCCGTAGCCGTTCGGCGGAAAGCTGCCGACCGGCGACGTTCGCTCGAAGCCATCAGGCTTGAGATTTTCGATCGGAAACACGCCGTGCCAGGTGTTGGCCATGAACCGGCCGTCCGGAACAAGTTCATCACCCCAGGCGAATTCCGCGCTTTCGAGGCCGCCCTTGGCGGCGAACTCCCATTCGGCCTCGGTCGGCAGATCCTTGCCCGCCCAGGCCGCATAGGCCTTGGCGTCGGCATAGGCGATCTGGAGGACCGGGTGGTCGAGCTTTCCGCGCAGATTGCTCAGGCCCCCATAGGGCCGGCGCCAGTTCGCGCCGAACTTGAAATTCCACCATTGCGCGGGGTCACGGCTTGTTATCCGCTTTGGCGGATCGAAAACGACCGATCCGGCTTTCATCATATGCGCCGGTGCGCCCGGATAGTCCTTTGGATCGGACGGGCTTTCGGCGAGCGTCACATAGCCGGTCGCCGCGACGAACTCCGCGAACTGCCGGTTGGTAACCGGCGCGACGTCGATCCAGAACCCGTCCACTTTCGCTGGATGCGCGGGCGCTTCCTCAGGATAGTGACGGTCCGATCCCATGACGAAGGTACCGCCTTCGATCCAGACCTGTTCGCGGGCGGAGATCGCCATCGGCGATTCATCGCCCGCCGATCGATCGAGCGGAATGTTCATGTGTCACCTCATCGACCTTGCGGTAGATAATCCGATCTCGCCAACCTACTCTAGGCGCGATCGCCGGCGCTCCAAGTACTTTACGGTTACGAAGGTCACGAGCGACTGAGCAAACGCCCAAAATTGAACCTTCCCCCGGCCTTCGTTACTGTTACGTTCTTCCGATCCGTTCCCGGCTCGCTAAGCTCTATGATAATGAAAGCAAAACCGGTCGCAATTGGACGAAGGGGCATAGTCTGATGGGTGCGCGCGACGATATCGAGCAGCTCGGCAAGCGGATCGGCGCGGCGATCGTCGGCCAGCAGGGCATGATCGAACGCCTGCTGCTCGGCCTCATCAGCAACGGCCACCTGCTCGTCGAAGGACTGCCGGGTCTTGCCAAGACACGCGCCATCAAGAGCATGGCCAAGAACCTCGACGCGAGGCTGTCGCGCATCCAGTTCACACCCGACCTTTTGCCGGCCGACATCACCGGCTCCGAAATCTATTTCACCGAAGGCGGGAAAGGCGAGTTCCGCTTCCAGGAGGGGCCGGTCTTCGCCAACCTGGTGCTTGCCGACGAGGTGAATCGCGCGCCGGCGAAGGTGCAGTCGGCGCTGCTCGAGGCGATGGAGGAGCGTCAGGTCACCGTCGGCGGCAAGAGCCACGGCCTTCCCGATCTCTTCCTGGTGATGGCGACCCAGAACCCGATCGAGCAGGAGGGGACCTATCCCCTCCCCGAAGCGCAACTCGACCGCTTTCTGATGCATGTGCAGGTCGACTATCCGGACGCGAAGTCGGAAGCCGACATCATGCGGCTCGTGCGTTCCGAGGAGACCCCGACGAGGGCCAACGGCCACGCGACTGAGAAGCTGGCACAGGACGCCGTCTTCGCCGCCCGCGAAGAGATTTCCGCCGTCACCGTGTCGGGGGCGATCGAAAACTACATCGTCGCCCTGGTGATGGCGACGCGCTATCCGGACAAGCTCGACAACGAGCTTGGCAAATGGATCCAGGTCGGCGTCAGCCCGCGCGGCGTCATCGGCCTCGACAAGGTGTCACGCGCGCATGCCTGGCTGAAGGGACGCGACTTCGTTACGCCGGACGATGTGCAGGCCACCGTCCACGACGTCTTCCGGCACCGCCTCGTGCTTTCCTACGAGGCGCATGCCGGCGGCATTTCCGCCAACCAGGTCATCGACAGGATCGTTGAGCAGGTGGCGGTGGCCTAGCGCATCGGCCCGAAAATCGGAATCGATTTTCGGAAAGCTCGATGCGTAGATTCAAAGACTTACAGCGTCCTTTGTGCGTCCTGATGGACGCACGGCGCTGTAGACCGGGATGAGGAAAAGTGTGTGCGGTTTTCGGCGCATCCCGCTCTGACTTAACGTGATCCAGGATGGAGACTTGCGATGGGCATATCCATACCGGCCTTTGCCCGATCGAAAGGCATCACGCGGACGCGCAGCGAAGCGGGTTCGGGCGTCTATACCTCTGTCGAAGAACTCATCGGACTGGAAGCGACAGCCTGCGATCTGGCGTTCCTGCGCAAGGCACCTGTCCGCCGCCTGCTCGCCGGGCGCCATGAATCGCGCATGCGCGGGCGCGGTCTCTCTTTCGAGGAGTTGCGCGACTATCTGCCCGGCGACGACATCCGCATGATCGACTGGCGTGTGACGGCGCGCACCGGCAGGCCAGCCGTCCGTGTCTACGACGAGGAGAAAGACCGGCCGGCGCTGATCGTCGTAGACCAGCGAATGAACATGTTTTTCGGCAGTCGCCGCGCGATGAAATCCGTGGCGGCGGCACAGACCGCGGCGCTTTGCGCCTGGCGCGTCATGGCGCTCGGCGACCGCGTCGGTGGCTTCGTGTTCGGCGACGAAGCGGTCGACGAGGTCCGCCCGCATCGGAGCCGCGAGACTGTCATCCGCTTTGCGAACGCGATCGCCAGGCACAACACGTCGCTTCACGCTGCGTCCGAAACTGCCCGGGGAGCGGACCAGCTCGATCTCGTGCTTTCGACCGTCGCCGCCATTGCCAAGCACGATCACCTTATCATCGTGATCAGCGACTTCGACGGCTATGGCCTCGACACGCGCGAGACGCTGCTCAATCTGTCGATGCACAACGATGTCGTCGTCATTCTGATCTACGATCCGTTCCTGCTCGAACTGCCGCGCCAGGGAGACCTCGTCGTCAGCGGGGGCGCGCTTCAGGCAGAGCTGCAGCTCGGGCGCGGAAACGTGCGCGAAGCGATCGACAGCTTCGCCCGCAAGCGCGGTCGGGCGCTCCGCGCCTGGCAGCGGGAAATGGGCCTGCCGATGCTGCCGCTCTCGGCCGCCGAGGAAGTCGCGCCGCAGCTCCGCCGTCTTCTGGGCCAGCTCGGGTGGCGGCAAAGGAGGCGGTAGCGATGGAACCGGCCGCCCCCGCTACAACCGATCCTGCCCTGGCAGCAACGTTGCGGGACTTGGCGGATGTCGCGCTGCCGGCGCCGGTCTCGATGCTGCCGCAGACATGGGGTTGGGCGGTGCTTGGCGCCATCATTCTCGCGGCTGTCGCCGCGGCGTTATGGCTGTGGCTGCGCCGTCGCGCCACCAATCGCTATCGCCGCGAGGCGCTTTCCGAGCTTGCCGGGATCGAACAGTATCTTGCTGACCCAGCGACGCGCGGCATGGCGCTTGCCCAGCTGCCTCCGCTTTTGAAACGCGTGGCGCTCGCCGCCTGGCCGCGCGAAACCGTCGCGGATCTGAATGGACCGCTCTGGGTCGGTTTTCTCGCGGCGCGCTCGGGCGGAGCGCGCCTTTCGCCCGAATTCACCCGATTCTTCGAGGAGGCGGAGTATCGCGGCGAGGACGCGTTGGGGCTGACCGATGAGAAGAGGGCGAGAGCCTACGCGGCCGCGGCCCGGCAATGGATCGAGGGCCACGATGTACGTGCTTGACCATCCCTGGCTGCTTTTTCTTCTAGCGCTGCCGTTCCTCGTCTGGTGGCTTCTCCCGCCCTATCGTGAGCACACGCCGGCCGTCCGCATCCCCTTTTTCAAGGATATCACCGATGCGGCTGGTGTCGGCGCGACGGAAGGTTCGGTGGTGCCGCGATCCAATCTCGGGCAGAAGCTTATCGCACCGGTTTGCTGGGGGTTGATCGTGCTGGCGCTGGCACGCCCGCAATTCATCGAACCGCCGATCGAGAAGACCGAGCCGCAGCGCGATCTGATGCTTGCCATCGACCTCTCCCAGTCGATGGACACGCGCGATTTCCGCGATCCCGACGGAAACCTTGAGGCCCGTGTCGATGCGGTTCACAAGGTGGTCGCCGACTTCATCGGCCGCAGGCCGAGCGATCGCCTTGGCCTCATCGCCTTTGGCGATGCCCCCTATCCGCTCGTGCCCTTCACGCTCGATCATCAGACAGTAAGGGCGATACTCGCCGATTCGCTGCCCGGGATGGCCGGCCCCCGCACGGCGCTCGGCGACGCCATCGGCCTCGCCATCAAGATGTTCGACCGGAGCGAAGCGCCCGACAAGGTTCTCATCCTCTTGACCGATGGCAACGACACCGCCAGCAAGATGCCGCCGGACAAGGCGGCCGACATCGCCGGCGAGCGCCGCATCACCATCCATGCGGTCGGAATCGGCGATCCCAATGCGGAGGGAGAGCAGAAGCTAGACACCGGCGTGCTCCAGCAAATCGCGACGAAGACGGGCGGCCACTACTTCTTCGGACAGGATCAGGTCGGGCTCGAAACCATATACGGGCTGCTGGACCAACTGACGCCGGCAAACCAGAAGACGCTTTCCTGGCGGCCGCGCATCGAACTGTTCTACTATCCGCTGGGCGCGTCACTCCTCATCGTCGTCGCCTATCACGCCATCATGTGGCTGCTTTCGTCGAGAGGTGCAACGCGCCGGGAAAGCGAGGTCGGCAGATGATCGCGGACTTCCATTTCCTCAGACCCTGGTGGCTTCTCGCCCTGCTTGCGGCGCCGCTCCTCGTCCGGCTGATCGGCCGCCGCACCGATATCCGCTCGCGCTGGGAAGGCATGATTGCGCCGCACCTGCTCGGCCACCTGTTGATCGACCGCGGCGGCTCGCATCGCTTTCGCCCCGTACACCTGACCGCCGCGCTGATCGCCGTTGCAGCAATTGCGGCGGCCGGCCCGACCTGGGAGCGCGAACGCCCGCCTTTCCTCGAGGATACCGCGCCGCTTGCCATCGCCATCGATCTTACCGCAACGATGAACGCGACGGATGTGTCGCCGACCCGGCTTGAACGCGCCAAGCTGAAAGTGCGGGACATTCTCGACCTCAGAAAGGGCGCGCGCACGGCGCTCTTCGCCTATGCGGGTTCGGCTCACATGGTGCTGCCTTTGACCGACGACGCCGCGCTTGTCAGAACCTACCTTGCTGCGCTTTCCCCAGGCATCATGCCCGTTGACGGCAAGGATACGGCGAAGGCGCTTCAAGCCGTCGAAGTCGGCCTCGCCAACGAAGCCGTTCCGGGCACCATCCTCTTTTTGACCGACGGCGTTGAACGCAAGGCGTTTCCCGCTTTCGAGCAATACAAGGGCCGCAACGATCTGATGGTGCTCGGGATCGGCACGGCGGAAGGCGGGCCGGTCAAGATCGCCGACGGCGGCTACCTCACCGATGCGTCCGGCGCGCGCGTCCACGCGCGCCTCGATATCGATGCACTCAAGGCGCTGCAGAACGGCTCGAAAGCCCAGGTTGCGACGGTAACGCTCGACGACAGCGATGTCCGCTGGATCGCCCGGCGCATTCAGTCTGCCTTCGCACAGAAAGTGGTGGAAGGACACACCCGCTGGCGCGACGCCGGCTGGTGGCTGACGATCCCGATCGCCCTTTTCGCAGCGCTCTGGTTCCGGCGCGGCTGGACGGTACGCTGGGCCGGCTTCCTGCTCGTCGCAGGCATGGCGCTTGCCGGCGGCAAGGCGGAAGCCGCCGACTTCAGCGACCTGTGGTTCACGCGGGACCAACAGGGCCGCCGCGCCTTCGAACGCGGAGACTTCCAGGATGCTGCTGCGCACTTCGCCGATCCTGCTTGGCGCGGCATCGCGCTCTATCGCGCCGGGCGCTTCCAGGATGCGATCGACGCCTTTGCGCAGGAGGACACGGCCGAAAGCTATTACAATCAGGGCAATGCGCTGATGCATCTCGACAAGCCGAAAGAGGCTGTCGTTGCCTATGGGCAGGCCCTGAAGCTGCGCCCCGATTGGCCGGAGGCTAAGGCAAATCTGGCACTCGCCGAAAAGCGGAACAAGGCAAAGGAGAAGCAGGAAGAGGAGGAGCAGCAGGAACAGGGCGCTGACCTTCCTCCCGATCAGGTCCAGATCGACGAAAAGGGCGAGAAAGGCAAGGAAGGCACCGTTCAGGCTGGAGAGCAGACCGCTGACATGTGGATGCGCAACATCCAGGTGTCGCCAGCCGATCTGCTTGCTCGAAAGTTCGCGATCGAGGCCAGGGAGGACGTGCCATGATCCGGCCGGTGACAGGCTTCTTCGCTTTAGCGCTCGTCCTGCTCGCCTACTGGCTGGTGCCCGCGAGTCTTGCCTCCGCCGCCGATCCCTTCGCCCGCGCGACGCTTGCGACGAAAGGTACGCTCTATACCGGCCAGGAAGTTCATATCGACGTCGATGTCTTCGTTCCGAACTACTTCATGACCCCGCCGCGATTTCCCCTGTTCGATCTTTCCGGCGCCGTGGTTACGATCCCTGACGGAAGCGGCGTAAACCTCAACGAAACCGTGAACGGCGAGAGCGTTTCGGGCATCCGCAAGAGCTATGTCGTGACGCCTCAGACCGCCGGCGACTACACCTTGCCGCCGGCCGAAATTCCCTTCGGTTATGCCGCCGTGCCAGGCCGGCTCACCGAAGGCAAGGTCACGCTCCCGCCGCTCAAGTTTACCGTCGAGGCCGCGCCTGGCACCGCCGAAGGAGGGGCCGGCGTGACCGCCGTGAAGGTCACGGTCGACCAGGCGCTCGACCGTGATGCGAGCGGCCTGCATGCGGGCGATGCGCTGGTGAGAACGATCACCGTCCGCGCCGAGGGGCTCGATGCCATGATGATTCCGGAACCGAACTTCGGATCGCCGGCGGGCGCTCGGGTCTATGTCCAGGACCCGGCGCTTTCGGAGGAACGAACGCCCCGGGGCGAGCCCGTGGCCGGTGTTCGCAAGGACGCCGCAACCTATGTCTTCGCGCAAGCCGGATCCTATCGGCTCCCGGCGATCGACATCGAGTGGTTCGATCCTCAGACGAGAAACATCGAGCAGGCGGAAGCGCCGATGGTCGCGGTGACCGTCGCCGCCGCGCCGCCGGTCGACACGGGGCTTGGCCCGCCGGCACCGGTGCCGCAGAAGCCCCCGTTCGATTGGCGCTTGTGGGCAGGCGTCGGCGCCGCGGCGGTTGTTGCCGCCGCAATCATCTGGCTCGCCGCGCGCCTGCTCAGCCGCGCGGAGTCCTGGGGCGAGGCCTGGCATCGCCGCCGGCTCGACTCGGAACCGGAATATTTCCGCCACATCGAACAGACTTGCCGGGACCACGATCTCACACGCCTCAGCCAAACGCTCGACGCCTGGTCACGAAAGTCCGGCAACATCCCGCTTTCACGCTGGCTCGACCGCTTCGCGGATGCGGCGACGCAGCGCCTCTTCGCCGAACACCAAAGGGCACTCTACGGCAAGCCGTCCGGCGATCGGACGAGGATTGATTTCGGGGCGCTGCGAAGCGGGCTGAGGACCGCCCGCCGGAACTGGTTGCGCTCCGGCCCGAGCGCGACCGTTAGACCCGCGGCGCTGCCTCCGCTGAACCCGGACTTCGCCTGACCCGAAAACCCTCGCCATTGCAGAGCTAGACACGTCGTGACGGTCTTCGTAACCGTTACGTACTTACCGCCGCAGGCGTTCGCGCGCACATTTCCCCGGCCAATACTGAAACTGCGTTTGTCCTTCGGGCGAACCACGTTGGTCTCAGGGGAGACACGTAATGACAATCAATTTGAAGACTATGCGCAGCCTGCTGGCCGCTCCCGCAGCCACGGCACTAAAGCCGAAAGCGCTCGCGCTTGCCGGGACGGTGCTGGCGTCGACGATTTCGATGTCGGTGGCCCCCGCCCTCGCGCAGGACGCCGCGAAGCCAAATATTCTCGTCATCTTCGGCGACGACATCGGTCAGACGAACATCAGCGCCTACTCGTTCGGCGTCACGGGTTACAAGACACCGAACATCGACCGCATCGCCAGGGAAGGCATGATGTTCACGGATTACTACGCGGAGAACAGCTGCACGGCCGGGCGCTCGACCTTCATTACCGGTCAGACGGTGCTCAGGACCGGCATGTCGAAGGTCGGCGTGCCGGGCGCACCCGTCGGCATCCAGGACCGCGACATCACCATTGCCCAGGCGCTCAAACCGCTGGGTTATGCGACCGGTCAGTTCGGCAAGAACCATCTGGGCGACCAGGACCGCTTCCTGCCGACCGCCCATGGCTTCGACGAGTTCTTCGGCAACCTCTACCACCTCAACGCCGAGGAGGAGCCAGAGAGGCCCTATTGGCCGAAGGACGATCCGACCTTCCTTAAAAGCTATTCGCCACGCGGCGTCCTGCATTCTTTCGCCGACGGCAAAGTCCAGGACACCGGTGCACTCAACACGAAGCGCATGGAAACCATCGACGATGAGACGACGTCCGCCGCGATGGAGTACATCAAGAAGCAGGTGCAGGAGAAAAAGCCCTTCTTCACCTGGATGAACACGACGCGCATGCACCTCTTCACCCATGTGCGGCCGGAATATCAGGGCCAGAGCGGCATGCCGGGCAACGACTATGCCGACGGCATGATCGAGCATGACAACGATGTCGGCAAGCTCCTGAACCTGCTTGACGAATTGAAGATCGCCGACAACACGATCGTGGTCTACACGACCGACAACGGCCCCAACCAGTTCTCCTGGCCGGATGCGGCGACGACGCCCTTCCGCAGCGAGAAAGATTCCAACTGGGAAGGCGCCTTCCGCGTGCCGGCGATGATCCGTTGGCCGGGCAAGATCAAGCCGGGCACCATCAGCAACGAGATGTTCTCGGGTCTCGACTGGTTCCCGACGCTGCTTGCCGCTGCCGGGGACACCTCCATCAAGGAGCGGCTGTTGAAGGGCGCTGACGTCGGCGGCAAAACCTTCAAGGTCCATCTCGACGGCTACAACCAACTCCCTTATCTGCTCGGTGAACAGCCAAAGAGCGCCCGCGGCGAGTTCTTCTACTTCAACGACGACGCCAAGCTTGTGGGCATGCGCTGGGATAACTGGAAGGCCGTGTTCTGCGAAATGCAAAAGCCCGGCGGCTTCGATGTTTGGCAGGAGCCGTTCACGTGCCTGCGCGTTCCAAAGATCTTCAACCTGCGCATGGATCCCTACGAGCGTGCCGACATCGTTTCGGATCAGTACAATGATTGGCGGACGAAAAATGCCTATCTCTTTGCCGACGCAACCATCAAGGCCGCTACCTTCCTCGAAACTTTCGTCGAGTATCCGCCGAGCCAGCGACCGGCCAGTTTCTCGATCGACCAGGTGGAGGCAGATGTTCACAAGAAGATCGATGAGATCATGAGCAAGGCACAGCCGGCTCAATAATCGAAGAGTACCGGCGCGCCGAACCATACGGGGCGCCGTCACTACAGCGCCGCGCGTCTATTCAGACGCGCGAAAGGATGCGGTAGCACTTCTTTGAATTGCGGCATGTCTTTATCCTTAAAACGGATACGACTTAAGGAAACATGCAGGAGTTCACGAACGGCCGGAGCGACGATGAAGAACATCCCCGCCGCGCAGGCGATCGATGCCACGACCCGGAAGCGAGAGGACGGCATTCGGGAGCGGGCACGCATGCAGGCTACGATCGTCGCCGGCTTGATGCTTTTTCTTTCCGGCGCCGCTGCTCTGATCTTCCAGGTGCTGTGGATCAAGGAGCTTTCGCTCGTCACCGGCATCGACGTCTATGCCGTCAGCACCGGTGTCAGCGCCTTCTTCCTCGGCCTGGCGCTCGGCAGCTTCCTCATCGGTCGACTCGGCGACCGCGTAGCGCGGCCGCTCATCCTCTATGCGTTGCTCGAAGCGGGCGTGGCGCTTCTCGGGCTTGTGGTTACCTTCGCCCTTGCGCGTGTCGCACCTCTTTTCGTCTTCCTCGAAGATCGAAGCGCTCCCGTCGCCTGGCTGCTGCTGACGCTGCTCGTGGCGGCACCCGCGATGCTGATGGGCGGAACGCTGCCGGTGCTGCTGCGCGTGCTTGAGCCCGCCCGGGATGGCGTCGGCTCGAAGGGCGGTCGGCTTTATGCAGCCAATACGCTCGGGGCCATCGCAGGCTGTCTGGCGGTATCATTCCTTCTTGTTCCGGCCTTGGGTATCCGGGGCACCGCGGTGGCCGCAGCCAGTCTCAGCCTGTTCGCATCCGCGATCGCGCTCGTCAGCGGACGATTGTTCGGCGCGCCCGAGCGGTCCGCCGTCGGGGCCGCCAAATCCACTGGAGGCGGGTCTCGCCTGGCTCTTGTGCTTTATGGGGTGGCGGGCGGCATCGCTCTCGGTTATGAGGTTGCCTGGTCGCAGGCGATCGTGCA
The genomic region above belongs to Sinorhizobium mexicanum and contains:
- a CDS encoding arylsulfatase, which codes for MSVAPALAQDAAKPNILVIFGDDIGQTNISAYSFGVTGYKTPNIDRIAREGMMFTDYYAENSCTAGRSTFITGQTVLRTGMSKVGVPGAPVGIQDRDITIAQALKPLGYATGQFGKNHLGDQDRFLPTAHGFDEFFGNLYHLNAEEEPERPYWPKDDPTFLKSYSPRGVLHSFADGKVQDTGALNTKRMETIDDETTSAAMEYIKKQVQEKKPFFTWMNTTRMHLFTHVRPEYQGQSGMPGNDYADGMIEHDNDVGKLLNLLDELKIADNTIVVYTTDNGPNQFSWPDAATTPFRSEKDSNWEGAFRVPAMIRWPGKIKPGTISNEMFSGLDWFPTLLAAAGDTSIKERLLKGADVGGKTFKVHLDGYNQLPYLLGEQPKSARGEFFYFNDDAKLVGMRWDNWKAVFCEMQKPGGFDVWQEPFTCLRVPKIFNLRMDPYERADIVSDQYNDWRTKNAYLFADATIKAATFLETFVEYPPSQRPASFSIDQVEADVHKKIDEIMSKAQPAQ